A part of Gemmatimonas groenlandica genomic DNA contains:
- a CDS encoding AraC family transcriptional regulator yields MRETTIAASIVADMYQYLDARGVSSVDAATACDIEISVPPGSDERVAGSRIERLWAHVVRETGDPAVGLHMAERYSPGSLDILGYVVLSCSTVGQVLDRLSRYVGVLNDGLRLEVVREATTAYCRCTFVEGTDNYLLRRPREAMDTMWGGLARELGRLTAKPLTASAVWFRQPAPPPEELADYERVLGAPVHFGMSEYRFMIPLADVDEPLLSANPALLAVFERHADEVLARLEHHGTPSRRVMEVVAARMKGVVPTLTEVARELAMSERNLQRVLRSDGTTFQQLVDALRRDLAISHLANPHTSAGQVGFLLGFSEPSAFHRAFRRWTGKAPHAFRREAQLDRSMRQ; encoded by the coding sequence TTGCGCGAGACGACCATCGCCGCGTCGATCGTGGCCGACATGTACCAGTACCTCGACGCGCGTGGCGTATCGTCCGTGGACGCCGCGACGGCGTGCGACATCGAGATCAGCGTGCCGCCCGGTAGCGATGAGCGCGTCGCGGGATCGAGAATCGAACGCCTTTGGGCTCACGTCGTGCGCGAAACCGGCGATCCCGCCGTCGGCCTCCACATGGCCGAGCGCTACAGTCCCGGGAGCCTCGACATCCTCGGCTACGTCGTGCTCAGCTGCTCGACAGTGGGTCAGGTCCTCGATCGCCTCTCGCGCTACGTAGGCGTGCTCAACGACGGACTGCGCCTCGAGGTGGTACGCGAGGCGACGACGGCGTACTGCCGCTGCACCTTCGTCGAAGGGACCGACAATTACCTGTTGCGCCGACCCCGCGAAGCGATGGACACCATGTGGGGCGGACTCGCGCGCGAACTCGGCCGCCTCACGGCGAAGCCGCTCACCGCATCGGCCGTCTGGTTCCGGCAACCGGCGCCACCACCCGAGGAGTTGGCGGACTACGAGCGCGTGCTGGGCGCGCCCGTGCACTTCGGCATGAGCGAGTACCGATTCATGATCCCGCTGGCAGATGTCGACGAACCGCTCCTCTCGGCGAACCCGGCGCTGCTCGCCGTCTTCGAGCGACACGCCGACGAAGTGCTCGCACGCCTCGAGCACCACGGAACCCCATCCCGCCGCGTGATGGAGGTGGTGGCCGCGCGGATGAAGGGCGTGGTGCCGACGCTCACCGAAGTCGCGCGCGAACTGGCGATGAGCGAGCGCAACCTGCAGCGCGTGCTGCGCAGCGACGGCACGACGTTCCAGCAGCTCGTCGATGCCCTGCGCCGCGACCTCGCCATCAGTCACCTCGCGAACCCCCATACCTCGGCCGGGCAGGTGGGGTTCCTGCTCGGGTTCTCGGAGCCGAGTGCGTTTCATCGCGCGTTCCGGCGGTGGACAGGCAAGGCGCCGCATGCGTTCCGACGTGAGGCGCAGCTTGACCGGTCGATGAGACAGTGA
- a CDS encoding amidase, protein MKSSLNFLPASTLAEMIRAGDTTSRQVVEACFAQIGKQNPTYNAIVTLHEAEALAQADQADQARRDGKPCGPLHGVPITIKDTYRVKGSRTTAGYLPLKDHIPDTDAVAVQLLKEAGAIIVGRTNTPTLAMDMQTDNPVFGKTNNPWDVTRTSAGSSGGCATALATGMTSLSLGSDLAGSIRLPASFCGVYGLKPTHGVVSFEGHIVPLPGEINGYRTLAVAGPLARSIDDLALALDVLTQPTSQDRNIAPLLADMGGNVDIANLKIAWTDDFGGVPVSAEIKDKLHAYVKTLAQAGATVHKLEPQGLDYNEIWETWGSFVGAQGNYDMSNVKRAIGHLFSKGTLKNLPMQRKIVGPTSVKKLMQAFELQSRYITKMDNFLSDYDAWLCPVSATTAFKHHAHSKMLGDFKIYDTPLQVDGADVHYYVATQSYTTIFSTTNSPVVSMPIGLGHSGLPVNIQVAGKRYSDRRLLKVAKVLDSYSDKFQYPLQ, encoded by the coding sequence ATGAAATCATCCCTCAATTTCCTTCCAGCCAGCACGCTCGCCGAAATGATCCGCGCTGGCGATACCACTTCTCGGCAAGTCGTTGAGGCTTGCTTCGCGCAAATAGGAAAGCAGAACCCCACGTACAACGCCATAGTTACTCTCCACGAGGCTGAGGCGCTTGCCCAGGCAGACCAGGCAGATCAAGCCAGGCGCGATGGCAAACCATGTGGTCCACTGCATGGAGTTCCGATTACGATCAAAGACACGTATCGCGTCAAGGGCTCGCGCACCACGGCGGGTTACCTCCCGCTGAAGGACCACATCCCCGATACCGATGCGGTGGCGGTCCAGCTGCTGAAAGAGGCCGGCGCAATCATTGTTGGCAGGACCAACACGCCGACCCTTGCCATGGACATGCAAACCGACAATCCCGTCTTCGGCAAGACCAATAATCCATGGGACGTTACTCGTACATCAGCCGGCTCCAGCGGCGGATGCGCCACTGCGCTGGCAACAGGCATGACATCCCTTTCGCTGGGAAGTGATCTGGCGGGCTCGATTCGACTGCCTGCGAGCTTTTGCGGAGTCTATGGATTGAAGCCGACCCACGGCGTCGTGTCGTTTGAAGGACACATTGTGCCGCTCCCTGGGGAGATCAATGGCTACCGTACGCTGGCCGTTGCTGGGCCGCTGGCGCGTTCGATTGATGATCTGGCGCTCGCGTTGGACGTACTCACACAACCGACGTCTCAGGACAGAAATATCGCGCCGCTGCTTGCTGACATGGGCGGCAACGTCGACATCGCCAACCTAAAAATTGCATGGACCGATGACTTTGGTGGGGTTCCGGTGAGTGCAGAGATCAAGGACAAACTGCACGCCTATGTGAAGACATTGGCTCAAGCGGGTGCCACCGTCCACAAGCTTGAACCGCAAGGACTGGACTACAACGAAATCTGGGAGACCTGGGGCAGTTTCGTGGGGGCACAAGGCAATTACGACATGTCGAACGTGAAGCGCGCCATCGGTCATCTGTTCTCAAAAGGCACACTGAAAAATCTTCCGATGCAGCGAAAGATTGTGGGCCCGACTTCTGTGAAGAAGCTGATGCAGGCCTTTGAACTGCAAAGCCGGTACATCACGAAGATGGACAACTTTCTTTCGGATTACGACGCGTGGCTGTGCCCAGTCAGCGCGACCACCGCGTTCAAACACCACGCGCACAGCAAGATGCTTGGCGACTTCAAGATCTACGACACGCCGTTGCAAGTGGATGGTGCTGACGTCCACTATTACGTCGCCACTCAGTCGTACACGACCATCTTCTCGACCACCAACAGCCCCGTGGTCTCCATGCCAATCGGCTTGGGCCACTCCGGTCTTCCCGTGAACATCCAGGTCGCGGGCAAACGGTACAGTGACCGGCGATTGCTCAAGGTCGCCAAGGTGCTGGATTCTTACAGCGACAAGTTCCAGTACCCACTTCAGTAA
- a CDS encoding TetR/AcrR family transcriptional regulator, with protein sequence MPASPKTSKKRRALAKPSTASAQDKRPRSTRALSQAETRERLLDAARAVLAAEGYAGASIDRIAAAAGYTKGAFYANFPTKEAVFIELFEQHKQREQAAFRAFLARDGDVASVLDAIGHDLQSARANADWPRLSVEIRRQAERSTALAAQIDALQVAQRTALAEVVAALFAKAGRELPATADALANLFVAVAHGLAMMRPTTSPRTPTPNANEGAMLMLVMRSVIAAAPPAR encoded by the coding sequence ATGCCCGCGAGTCCAAAAACCAGCAAAAAGCGCCGGGCGCTCGCCAAGCCGTCCACGGCGTCCGCGCAAGACAAACGTCCTCGTTCCACCCGGGCGCTGAGTCAGGCTGAGACCCGAGAGCGACTCCTCGACGCGGCGCGAGCCGTGCTGGCCGCCGAGGGCTATGCTGGCGCTTCGATTGACCGCATCGCAGCGGCCGCCGGCTATACAAAGGGCGCGTTCTACGCAAATTTCCCAACGAAGGAGGCGGTGTTCATCGAACTCTTCGAACAGCACAAGCAGCGAGAACAGGCAGCGTTCCGGGCCTTCCTCGCGAGGGATGGAGATGTCGCGTCGGTGCTCGATGCCATTGGCCACGACTTGCAGTCCGCGCGCGCGAACGCAGACTGGCCGCGCCTCAGTGTAGAGATTCGTCGACAGGCAGAGCGCAGCACCGCACTGGCTGCTCAGATCGATGCGCTGCAGGTCGCGCAGCGCACCGCACTGGCCGAAGTGGTCGCGGCATTGTTTGCCAAGGCGGGGCGCGAGCTACCGGCGACGGCGGATGCGCTGGCGAACCTGTTTGTCGCCGTCGCGCATGGCCTCGCCATGATGCGACCCACCACATCGCCGCGCACGCCCACGCCGAACGCAAACGAAGGTGCCATGCTCATGCTCGTCATGCGCAGCGTTATTGCGGCGGCGCCGCCTGCGCGCTGA
- a CDS encoding rhodanese-like domain-containing protein, translating to MNNALRNAPMHRGDGVLRSFARRGWRFGLGSLALSATLVVPVGATGSGNSAESSGSLLWSSIFKMIAHKWPSVQQLSTAELAQRIEAHEPVLLIDTRAKSEYLVSHLPGAVWAESPAQLRDAVLNVPATQLIVLYCSVGVRSSKAADLLMRDGGHTVANLRGSIFQWANEGRALEADGRPTAVVHPYNRFFGQLLEPRLRAPGAP from the coding sequence ATGAACAACGCACTTCGAAACGCACCCATGCATCGCGGCGACGGTGTCCTGCGTTCGTTTGCCCGCCGTGGCTGGCGATTTGGCCTTGGATCGCTTGCGTTGTCGGCCACTCTCGTGGTTCCCGTCGGCGCCACCGGTTCGGGCAATTCGGCCGAGAGCTCGGGCTCTCTGCTCTGGTCGTCGATATTCAAAATGATTGCGCACAAGTGGCCGTCGGTGCAGCAGCTCTCCACCGCTGAACTTGCACAGCGGATAGAGGCTCACGAACCCGTGCTGCTCATCGATACACGTGCGAAAAGCGAGTACCTCGTCAGTCATCTTCCGGGCGCCGTTTGGGCGGAGAGCCCTGCGCAGTTGCGCGACGCCGTACTCAACGTTCCCGCCACGCAGCTGATCGTGCTGTACTGCTCGGTCGGGGTGCGTTCGTCAAAGGCGGCAGACCTGTTGATGCGTGATGGTGGCCATACGGTCGCCAACCTGCGCGGCTCGATCTTTCAGTGGGCCAACGAAGGCCGCGCGCTCGAAGCCGATGGCCGGCCCACTGCAGTGGTGCATCCGTACAATCGGTTCTTCGGACAGCTCCTCGAACCTCGCCTGCGGGCACCGGGCGCGCCGTGA
- a CDS encoding sterol desaturase family protein, with protein sequence MIDAVTLASWRAPASIGVMSLLFGWETAQPFLALFARAPHPWRTRLRHAATNIGIGVLNGLAIRFGFLALWIATMQWAATAGVGLLQWLSVAPEFRWIVVLFLLDAWTYAWHRLNHTVSFFWRFHRLHHSDRAMDVTTANRFHFGEITLSSLARVPILALIGCGMEELALYEVLLFAVVQFHHANIGLPDWIDGALRTVIVTPHLHKVHHSVVIAEQNANFSSLFSWWDRIAQTFRLAPDLSQVVFGVDHDSATEPHA encoded by the coding sequence GTGATTGACGCCGTCACACTGGCCTCGTGGCGCGCGCCGGCCTCGATCGGCGTGATGTCGCTGCTCTTCGGGTGGGAAACGGCCCAGCCGTTCCTCGCGCTGTTCGCGCGCGCGCCGCATCCATGGCGAACGCGACTGCGTCACGCCGCCACCAACATCGGTATCGGCGTGCTCAACGGACTGGCGATCCGGTTCGGATTTCTGGCGCTCTGGATTGCGACGATGCAGTGGGCGGCGACCGCGGGCGTGGGCCTGCTCCAGTGGCTCTCCGTGGCGCCGGAATTTCGCTGGATCGTCGTGCTCTTTCTGCTCGACGCATGGACGTACGCCTGGCACCGGTTGAATCACACCGTCTCATTCTTTTGGCGTTTTCATCGGCTGCACCATTCCGATCGCGCGATGGATGTGACGACAGCGAACCGCTTTCACTTCGGCGAGATCACGCTGTCGTCGCTGGCGCGTGTGCCAATCCTGGCGCTCATCGGCTGTGGGATGGAAGAACTTGCGCTGTACGAGGTGCTTCTGTTCGCGGTGGTGCAGTTTCACCATGCCAACATTGGCCTGCCGGACTGGATCGATGGCGCGCTGCGCACCGTCATCGTCACGCCGCACTTGCACAAGGTGCATCACTCCGTGGTCATCGCTGAGCAGAATGCGAACTTCAGTTCGCTCTTTTCGTGGTGGGATCGGATTGCGCAGACCTTTCGACTCGCACCGGATCTGTCGCAGGTGGTGTTTGGTGTCGACCACGATTCCGCCACGGAGCCCCATGCTTGA
- a CDS encoding MBL fold metallo-hydrolase: MLEIADDVFQISVFPRNAVNAYLIGAIIVDAGVRSSAAQLKKALGKRALTSHMLTHAHADHQGSSAFLCDQYRLPLWCGAPDEYAAQTGQVTGEYPNPRHPIARLQQRLWAGPGHPVTRTLREGDMVGDFRVLETPGHASGHLALWRERDGVLIAGDVLVNMDMFTTRPGLHEPPAMFTHDVAQNRQSIHKIAALNPRVIGFGHGPVLRDSDQLLELASRFGK; this comes from the coding sequence ATGCTTGAAATTGCTGACGACGTCTTCCAAATCTCGGTTTTTCCGCGCAACGCGGTCAACGCGTATCTGATTGGTGCAATCATCGTGGACGCGGGGGTGCGCTCGTCCGCCGCCCAGCTGAAAAAGGCGTTGGGCAAGCGCGCATTGACCTCGCACATGCTGACCCATGCCCACGCCGACCACCAAGGTTCCAGCGCCTTTCTGTGTGACCAGTACCGCCTGCCACTGTGGTGTGGCGCGCCAGATGAATATGCCGCCCAAACCGGCCAAGTGACCGGCGAATACCCCAACCCGCGCCACCCGATTGCCCGACTCCAACAGCGCCTGTGGGCTGGGCCGGGGCACCCCGTCACCCGCACCCTGCGCGAAGGCGACATGGTCGGCGACTTCCGCGTGCTCGAAACTCCGGGGCACGCGAGTGGTCATCTCGCCTTGTGGCGCGAACGCGACGGCGTGCTGATCGCGGGCGATGTGCTCGTGAACATGGACATGTTCACGACCCGGCCTGGCCTGCACGAACCGCCAGCCATGTTTACTCATGACGTCGCCCAGAACCGTCAATCCATTCACAAGATTGCGGCGCTCAACCCGCGGGTGATTGGCTTCGGGCACGGCCCAGTCTTGCGCGATTCCGATCAGTTGCTGGAACTGGCGTCGCGGTTCGGCAAATGA
- a CDS encoding TonB-dependent receptor — MAFWLAFLAAQLEPNRLPAQSSAARIEGKVRLRGSNAAVADATVGVEGTDITARTDSLGRYALVRVPAGPQVLIARRLGYASTRVPVTVPAAGARTVDIVLATSALQLDQLIVTADRTGRAKGELGTASVIDRDAIANQIASSLSGVLELIPGVPLQPPGLDAPGQFSLRALAGLGTTGVGGVSGPGAADIGAAGTLIVLDGIPLSNNANLQTVGVRGEIVSQSSAAGGGIDLRRIPATTLERVEVIRGIPSARWGDLTQGAIIVDTRAAATMPEFAGRFDPRTTEGNLVGGRGFATERQALTITTNLAETRNARTLSSATALRGAGQVAHRLSLGQRVTLDGRPLNARVTLDTRVDWWRLKFDSPERPDLEVGRNSFQDDYGLRLGERARAVIGGGLLEWTAAYDHQRQETRETRRISRPTTPFTNKLDSGFALGTYVEGTYNGAYELQGAPRLLYSRLEWDRSRTTGSGLHLSQLRIGSEVRREWNVGEGYLFDVSRPPQASQFNGTAGYDRPRDFRDTPPSATSGIYTDARLSARSGTRTVDLQAGIRLETLHDGSWWTSGVRSSQLQPRLTAQAAPWPWLRFRGGVGVVSKSPTIAQLNPARQYYDLVNVNRFTPAPSERLSALTTYIRDVGNPDLGLSRAQKQEVGFELDGGARRGSISVTWFDDRIRGAVTLRRDPDFLQRARYALADTGRGTGQPGRILQPPLFYEPVPVFRDRYVNSGRLDTRGVEYVVTLPVIPSLRTRLEISGAQLESSFATDDRDYGPATRVNDFQVDTIIKRIAYFGRASTVNKRGILTWRLVHHQPELGFVVTATVQQRLGDVRRVLSRFDSLAFDGYITRTGTLVPVPEADKLKPEFADLRQLRPSTGAGTSRLADDWLASIQVAKSLPGNGRLSFYIFNVLDKLVTISGGSARALPSTRFGAELTVPTASWMRGGP, encoded by the coding sequence GTGGCGTTCTGGCTCGCCTTTCTCGCCGCGCAGCTGGAACCAAATCGGCTGCCGGCGCAATCGTCGGCTGCCCGGATCGAGGGTAAGGTACGACTGCGCGGCAGCAATGCTGCCGTTGCGGACGCAACGGTCGGTGTGGAAGGCACCGACATCACTGCCCGCACGGACTCACTCGGCCGTTATGCGCTGGTCCGTGTACCCGCGGGCCCGCAGGTCCTGATCGCCCGACGTCTCGGATACGCGTCGACACGTGTTCCGGTAACCGTTCCTGCGGCAGGGGCGCGCACCGTTGACATCGTCCTCGCCACGAGCGCGCTCCAACTCGACCAGCTCATCGTCACCGCCGACCGCACCGGGCGCGCCAAAGGCGAGCTTGGCACAGCCAGTGTGATCGATCGGGACGCCATCGCCAATCAGATCGCCTCCAGTCTGTCCGGAGTGCTCGAACTCATTCCCGGTGTTCCGCTGCAGCCGCCAGGGCTCGACGCTCCAGGGCAGTTTTCATTGCGCGCGCTCGCGGGCCTTGGCACGACCGGTGTGGGCGGCGTCTCCGGTCCTGGCGCCGCAGATATCGGAGCGGCCGGTACGTTGATTGTGCTGGACGGCATCCCACTTTCCAACAACGCCAACCTGCAAACCGTCGGTGTTCGCGGCGAAATCGTGTCGCAATCGTCTGCCGCCGGCGGCGGCATCGATCTGCGCCGCATTCCCGCCACAACGCTTGAGCGTGTGGAGGTGATTCGCGGCATCCCGTCGGCGCGGTGGGGCGATCTCACGCAGGGCGCGATCATCGTGGATACGCGGGCCGCGGCAACCATGCCGGAATTCGCCGGGCGCTTCGATCCGCGTACCACCGAAGGCAACCTCGTGGGCGGCCGTGGTTTCGCGACCGAGCGTCAGGCGCTCACTATCACCACCAACCTCGCCGAAACCCGAAACGCACGCACCCTGAGCAGTGCCACGGCGCTTCGCGGAGCAGGGCAGGTCGCGCATCGGCTCAGCCTCGGCCAACGTGTAACGCTCGACGGTCGGCCGCTGAACGCACGCGTCACACTCGATACCCGCGTGGATTGGTGGCGTCTCAAGTTCGACAGTCCGGAGCGACCCGATCTCGAAGTCGGACGCAATTCCTTTCAGGACGACTATGGCCTCAGGCTCGGTGAGCGTGCCCGCGCCGTCATCGGCGGTGGCCTGCTGGAGTGGACCGCGGCGTACGATCACCAGCGTCAGGAGACGCGCGAAACGCGCCGCATCTCACGCCCGACCACGCCCTTCACCAACAAGCTCGACAGTGGTTTCGCACTCGGCACCTACGTCGAGGGGACGTACAACGGTGCCTATGAACTTCAGGGTGCCCCACGTCTGCTGTACTCGCGCCTCGAGTGGGATCGGAGTCGCACGACTGGCTCAGGTCTGCATCTCTCTCAGCTACGCATCGGCAGCGAAGTGCGGCGCGAGTGGAATGTGGGCGAAGGCTATCTGTTCGACGTCAGTCGTCCGCCACAGGCCAGTCAGTTCAATGGCACGGCGGGGTATGATCGCCCGCGGGACTTCCGCGATACGCCGCCGTCCGCCACGAGCGGCATCTACACCGACGCGCGACTGTCGGCCCGTAGCGGTACTCGCACCGTTGACCTGCAGGCAGGTATTCGACTTGAGACACTGCACGACGGGTCGTGGTGGACCAGCGGCGTACGCTCCTCGCAACTCCAGCCACGTCTGACCGCGCAGGCCGCACCATGGCCTTGGCTGCGGTTCCGTGGGGGCGTGGGTGTCGTGAGCAAGTCGCCGACCATCGCACAGCTCAACCCGGCGAGGCAGTACTATGATCTCGTCAACGTGAACCGGTTCACTCCAGCGCCAAGTGAGCGGTTGTCGGCGCTGACCACGTACATCCGCGATGTGGGCAATCCTGATTTGGGGCTGTCGCGCGCGCAGAAGCAGGAAGTGGGTTTTGAACTGGACGGTGGCGCACGGCGCGGCTCCATCTCGGTGACGTGGTTCGACGATCGTATCCGTGGCGCGGTGACACTGCGTCGCGATCCGGATTTTTTGCAACGCGCGCGTTACGCGCTGGCCGATACCGGCCGCGGCACCGGACAGCCGGGTCGCATTCTGCAGCCGCCGCTCTTTTATGAGCCGGTGCCGGTATTTCGTGACCGCTACGTGAACAGCGGTCGCTTGGACACGCGCGGCGTCGAATACGTCGTCACGCTGCCAGTCATCCCGTCGCTGCGTACACGTCTCGAGATCAGCGGCGCACAACTGGAATCGAGTTTTGCCACCGACGATCGTGACTACGGGCCGGCGACGCGCGTGAACGATTTCCAGGTGGACACGATCATCAAGCGCATCGCGTACTTTGGCCGAGCGAGCACCGTGAACAAGCGCGGCATTCTGACGTGGCGGCTCGTGCATCATCAGCCCGAGCTTGGCTTTGTGGTCACGGCCACCGTGCAGCAACGGCTGGGTGACGTTCGTCGTGTGCTGAGTCGGTTCGATTCGCTCGCCTTCGACGGGTACATCACGCGCACCGGCACGCTCGTGCCAGTGCCCGAGGCGGACAAGCTCAAGCCCGAATTCGCAGACCTGCGGCAACTGCGGCCGAGTACCGGTGCAGGCACGTCACGCCTGGCGGATGATTGGCTCGCGTCGATTCAGGTCGCCAAGTCGCTACCAGGGAACGGCCGCCTCAGCTTCTACATCTTCAACGTGCTCGATAAGCTCGTCACCATCAGCGGCGGCTCGGCGCGCGCACTCCCGAGTACCCGCTTTGGCGCTGAGCTCACGGTACCGACCGCGTCGTGGATGCGAGGTGGGCCATGA
- a CDS encoding DUF6850 family outer membrane beta-barrel protein, whose protein sequence is MIGRRVTGVLVTASIISLAPLSIHAQDVPASGWGRAIDSNSASSAASAAWFGAWSPLRPVLDVPRGLLRAPLAPGLLDAPAPLTGAFVLAGAPGAIVRDFRPWLAGDTAHWSELRMRQSGESGTYKRPLDVADANVTQAIGQGWAPIGSRGVAVGRFILDRERHDATGYSQRVAPYWSSPFIVTDSVTPPMQRTRVRLEGAVGWQVAGFGLGVSAGVESREHNSVNVPLRRSGRAATPAVVLGADRALPWLGLVVGAYYKWSEPNETNVLNAVPLPTIMYQLKGYDEPFGFIVTDANPVFVRNDRQLRATGGTAQLTVLGTRLVVAHEQAQRAEDQYQNFVSGNTPTDRWRATGSTSHLQLSRGVGRLLRATVVASRTKLTGVGTRSDLTGVAIDGGDEASSVEADVRASRGHWMAALLGGFAQRSHARVDYVAERRTALDISTPFVGGEVARQLGRGGLALGASLATRAATGGIPTIPAPQVAPTYRRLLQPELAYEAAQSQAVAGWASVRVPVSSQLLVISARMERASPSTASPTRLQPVGDRTAWSLGVGWQR, encoded by the coding sequence ATGATCGGGCGGCGCGTTACGGGAGTGCTGGTTACCGCATCGATTATAAGCCTCGCGCCCCTGTCGATCCATGCGCAAGACGTCCCCGCTTCCGGATGGGGGCGCGCGATCGACAGCAACAGTGCGTCGTCGGCGGCGAGCGCGGCATGGTTTGGCGCATGGTCCCCGCTGCGCCCCGTGCTCGATGTGCCTCGCGGGCTGCTGCGTGCCCCGCTCGCCCCCGGACTGCTCGACGCGCCTGCACCACTAACGGGCGCGTTCGTGCTGGCCGGCGCACCGGGGGCGATCGTCCGCGACTTCCGCCCGTGGCTTGCCGGTGACACGGCACACTGGAGCGAGCTGCGTATGCGTCAGAGCGGTGAGTCGGGCACATACAAACGTCCACTCGATGTCGCCGACGCGAACGTCACGCAGGCGATCGGGCAGGGGTGGGCGCCGATAGGGTCGCGCGGTGTCGCGGTGGGCCGGTTTATCCTGGACCGCGAACGACATGATGCCACTGGCTACTCGCAACGGGTCGCCCCGTACTGGTCGTCGCCGTTCATTGTGACCGACTCGGTCACCCCGCCCATGCAACGCACGCGCGTGCGCCTCGAGGGCGCGGTCGGCTGGCAGGTGGCGGGGTTCGGACTCGGCGTATCGGCCGGTGTCGAGTCGCGCGAGCACAACTCGGTCAACGTGCCGCTGCGTCGGTCAGGACGGGCGGCCACACCCGCGGTGGTGCTTGGCGCGGACCGTGCGCTGCCATGGCTGGGGCTGGTCGTCGGCGCGTATTACAAATGGTCCGAGCCCAACGAAACGAATGTGCTGAACGCCGTTCCGCTGCCGACCATCATGTACCAGCTCAAGGGCTACGACGAACCGTTCGGCTTCATCGTGACGGACGCCAATCCGGTCTTCGTTCGCAATGACCGACAGCTGCGGGCTACTGGCGGTACCGCACAGCTCACGGTCCTCGGGACCCGCCTCGTCGTCGCACACGAACAGGCCCAGCGCGCCGAAGACCAATATCAGAACTTTGTCTCCGGCAACACGCCCACCGATCGATGGCGCGCGACCGGTAGCACATCGCACCTGCAGCTATCGCGTGGCGTCGGCCGGTTGCTGCGCGCGACGGTCGTTGCATCACGTACAAAGTTGACGGGCGTTGGGACGCGCTCCGATCTCACGGGCGTCGCGATCGACGGCGGCGACGAGGCATCGAGTGTCGAGGCAGACGTGCGCGCTTCCCGCGGGCACTGGATGGCCGCACTGCTCGGCGGGTTCGCGCAGCGCTCCCATGCACGTGTGGACTACGTGGCTGAGCGCCGGACCGCTCTCGACATCAGTACGCCATTCGTCGGTGGCGAAGTCGCGCGACAGCTGGGTCGCGGTGGCCTCGCGCTCGGCGCGTCCTTGGCAACACGTGCGGCGACGGGTGGTATCCCGACCATTCCCGCCCCGCAAGTCGCTCCGACCTATCGACGGCTACTACAGCCCGAATTGGCGTACGAGGCCGCTCAGTCGCAGGCGGTGGCGGGGTGGGCATCGGTGCGGGTGCCGGTTTCCTCGCAGTTGCTGGTGATCTCGGCGCGGATGGAACGGGCGTCACCGAGCACCGCTTCACCCACGCGGTTGCAACCGGTTGGCGACAGGACGGCGTGGAGCCTTGGCGTGGGGTGGCAGCGGTGA